The Kiritimatiellia bacterium DNA window CCGAGGAAGAGGGGGCGTTTCAGCTGCGGGGCGTTGCCGGCGCAGAAATCTTTCGGGTCAAAAGTGGAAAGAAATTCCTCGCCAGGCAGGGCGCCTTCAACATCCACCTTTATTGCAGCGGCTTCGCCTTTGGAAAAATGATCAAGCACGCCCGGGATGCTGCGTGGAATTCCGGCGCCCATGAGGACATAATCCACCCCGGCTAGCATGGCGCCAAACAGCGTCAGCAACGTAAGGAGCTGGATTTTTTCCAGGAGGTTGATGCCGACCAATCCGTCGTGGCCTTCCTTGGCCAGAAAGACTTCCGCGAATGATGACACCACCGCCAGTTCGGAAAAGGCGCGGCCGGGCTTGAGCGTGGGCACGGCATTGAGCTTGAAAGGCGCGTCCGGCTGCTTTCCGCCCGGAATAAAATAATCTTCCAGCACGCGGCGGGCCATTTCGGGGATGGGAAAGCTCTGCAAGGCATGGCGCAGTTTTCCATCCAGATCGCCAAGCTGAAGGCGGCGGGAAATGATGCCCGGGAGCGCTGTTCCGGAAACAACGCCCATCTGGCTCAAACGGGATACGACCCGCGCCAGCTGCCAGCTGGACACGGCTGCCCCCAAACCGCCTTGAATGATCATCGGCTGCGTCATAATTAAAATAAAACAGGCAATCGCGCAATTCTTAAATTGCACGTCCGAAATTCTTACATTTGATTTCACGGTTGTCAATATTTTATTCGCGTTCAATCGCCGGCAATAATTGCATTGACTTTATGCTTTGTTCGGGACAATGTTTTTCATGCGCGGGGGGAACCAGAAGAATGAAATTGGTGCCGAAACCGGTCGGTAAATGCTACCGCTGTCTCCTGAATCTGGGCGATCATTGCTGGGTATTTGCTTTTCCGCGCCTTCAATGGAGCGGGAAGAAATGCCCGGGATTTGAAAACGAGGAGCTTTACCGTCAGTTTGCCGAATGGCAGGATTCGGCGCACGTCAAAACCCGCCGGCAGATCAGGCGGGAAAAATTCCGTTCGGCCAGGCCGGTCCGCCGGTTGTTTTATTCGCGCAAAAAAAGCGCGAAACGATGTATAAAGAAGTAAAAGATCAAAGGCCGGCCGAGCGCGCCTTGCTTGTCCAGGCCGTCATCGGGCGCCGGAACGTTGCCGAGGCCGAGGACTCGCTGCGGGAACTGGAGCGTCTGGCGGACACGGCCGGCGCGCGCGTCGTGGGGTGCCTTACCCAGCGGCGGGAACGCCCCGACGCGGCTTTTTTTGTGGGCCAGGGGAAGACCGCGGAAATCCAGCTTGCCTGCCGCGCCAGCGCGGCCGGCATGGTCATCTTTGACAACGAGCTTTCTCCCGTCCAGGTCAATAATCTTGACCTTTCCCTCGGGGTCAAGGTTATTGACCGGACCGAACTGATTATGCAGATATTTGCCCGCCGGGCGCGGACGGCGGAGGCCCAGGTTCAGATTGAACTGGCGCAGTTGCAGTACCTGGCCGCGCGCATTCCGGTTTCCGAGCGCCAGCATCGCTTTACCGGCGGCATCGGCATGCGGGGGCCCGGCGAGAGTCCCTTCCAGCTGCGCCGCGCGCCGATGGCGGCGCGCATTGTGCGCCTGAAAAAAAAATTGCGGGAAATGCAGAAACACCGCGCGCGAACCCGCGTCCGGCGGTCCTGGCCGCTGGTCGCG harbors:
- the hflX gene encoding GTPase HflX, which codes for MYKEVKDQRPAERALLVQAVIGRRNVAEAEDSLRELERLADTAGARVVGCLTQRRERPDAAFFVGQGKTAEIQLACRASAAGMVIFDNELSPVQVNNLDLSLGVKVIDRTELIMQIFARRARTAEAQVQIELAQLQYLAARIPVSERQHRFTGGIGMRGPGESPFQLRRAPMAARIVRLKKKLREMQKHRARTRVRRSWPLVALAGYTNAGKSTLLNALTASEVYVDDRLFATLDTRSRLLYLPSGRKIMLADTVGFIRHLPPGLVAS